From Camelina sativa cultivar DH55 chromosome 7, Cs, whole genome shotgun sequence, one genomic window encodes:
- the LOC109124486 gene encoding signal peptide peptidase-like 2 isoform X1 → MDWLRFLRILLLLSSSILLLSLPSTVTAGDIVHQDDLAPKKPGCENDFVLVKVQTWVDGVESVEFVGVGARFGRRIVSKEKNANQTHLVFANPPDSCTPLKNKLSGDVVIVERGNCRFTAKANNAEAAGASALLIINNQKELYKMVCEPDETDLDIQIPAVMLPQDAGATLQTMLANSSKVSAQLYSPRRPAVDVAEVFLWLMAIGTILCASYWSAWSAREAAIDHDKLLKDAIDEIPNTNDGGSGVVEINTISAIFFVVLASGFLVILYKLMSYWFVELLVVVFCIGGVEGLQTCLVALLSRWFQRAANAYVKVPFLGPISYLTLAVSPFCIVFAVLWAVYRVASFAWIGQDVLGIALIITVLQIVHVPNLKVGTVLLSCAFLYDIFWVFVSKKLFHESVMIVVARGDKSGEDGIPMLLKIPRMFDPWGGYSIIGFGDILLPGLLIAFALRYDWLANKTLRTGYFIWAMVAYGLGLLITYVALNLMDGHGQPALLYIVPFTLGTMLTLARKRDDLWILWTKGEPERACPHHVRLEQCSE, encoded by the exons GTGAAAGTTCAAACGTGGGTTGATGGTGTTGAGAGTGTGGAGTTTGTTGGGGTTGGGGCTAGATTTGGGAGGCGGATTGTTTCCAAGGAGAAGAACGCAAACCAGACACACCTTGTTTTCGCAAATCCTCCTGATTCTTGTACACCTCTCAAGAACAAG ctttCTGGAGATGTTGTTATTGTGGAGCGGGGAAACTGTAGGTTCACAGCGAAGGCAAATAATGCAGAAGCTGCTGGTGCCTCTGCTCTGCTCATCATAAATAATCAGAAAG AACTTTACAAAATGGTTTGTGAACCGGATGAAACGGACTTAGATATACAGATTCCTGCCGTCATGCTCCCACAGGATGCTGGTGCAACCTTGCAAACGATGCTAGCCAATAGTTCAAAAG TGTCGGCGCAGCTTTACTCCCCAAGACGACCAGCTGTTGATGTAGCCGAAGTATTTTTGTGGTTAATGGCTATCGGTACCATTTTGTGTGCATCTTATTGGTCTGCATGGAGTGCCCGAGAAGCAGCTATTGATCATGATAAGCTACTGAAG GATGCTATAGATGAAATCCCTAACACAAATGATGGGGGTAGTGGTGTTGTAGAGATCAATACTATTTCAGCTATTTTTTTCGTAGTTCTTGCTTCGGGATTCCTTGTGATTCTTTACAAGCTTATGTCTTATTGGTTTGTGGAGCTTCTTGTGGTTGTTTTCTGCATTGGTGGTGTTGAG GGTTTGCAAACTTGCCTCGTTGCGTTACTATCAAG ATGGTTCCAACGTGCTGCAAATGCTTACGTAAAAGTCCCTTTCCTTGGACCTATCTCTTACCTGACTCTTGCAGTGTCTCCTTTCTGCATTGTCTTTGCTGTCCTCTGGGCTGTTTACAGAGTTGCCTCCTTTGCTTGGATTGGCCAAGATGTTCTT GGTATCGCGTTGATCATCACAGTACTACAGATTGTTCATGTCCCAAATCTAAAG GTTGGGACAGTTCTTCTCAGTTGTGCCTTCTTGTACGATATTTTCTGGGTGTTTGTCTCCAAGAAGTTGTTCCACGAAAGCGTAATGATTGTT GTAGCTCGTGGTGATAAGAGTGGAGAAGATGGCATCCCAATGTTACTGAAGATTCCACGCATGTTCGATCCTTGGGGAGGCTACAGCATTATTGGATTCGGTGATATTCTTTTGCCCGGTTTGCTAATCGCATTTGCTCTCAG ATATGACTGGTTAGCTAACAAGACTCTTAGAACCGGCTATTTTATATGGGCAATGGTTGCCTACGGATTAG GTCTTTTGATTACTTACGTGGCTCTAAACCTAATGGATGGACACGGCCAACCCGCATTGCTCTACATTGTCCCTTTCACCCTCG GAACAATGTTAACATTAGCTCGAAAACGAGACGATCTTTGGATTCTATGGACAAAAGGAGAGCCAGAAAGGGCTTGTCCTCACCATGTCCGGCTTGAACAATGCTCTGAGTAA
- the LOC109124486 gene encoding signal peptide peptidase-like 2 isoform X2, with protein MDWLRFLRILLLLSSSILLLSLPSTVTAGDIVHQDDLAPKKPGCENDFVLVKVQTWVDGVESVEFVGVGARFGRRIVSKEKNANQTHLVFANPPDSCTPLKNKLSGDVVIVERGNCRFTAKANNAEAAGASALLIINNQKELYKMVCEPDETDLDIQIPAVMLPQDAGATLQTMLANSSKVSAQLYSPRRPAVDVAEVFLWLMAIGTILCASYWSAWSAREAAIDHDKLLKDAIDEIPNTNDGGSGVVEINTISAIFFVVLASGFLVILYKLMSYWFVELLVVVFCIGGVEGLQTCLVALLSRWFQRAANAYVKVPFLGPISYLTLAVSPFCIVFAVLWAVYRVNSFAWIGQDVLGIALIITVLQIVHVPNLKVGTVLLSCAFLYDIFWVFVSKKLFHESVMIVVARGDKSGEDGIPMLLKIPRMFDPWGGYSIIGFGDILLPGLLIAFALRYDWLANKTLRTGYFIWAMVAYGLGLLITYVALNLMDGHGQPALLYIVPFTLGTMLTLARKRDDLWILWTKGEPERACPHHVRLEQCSE; from the exons GTGAAAGTTCAAACGTGGGTTGATGGTGTTGAGAGTGTGGAGTTTGTTGGGGTTGGGGCTAGATTTGGGAGGCGGATTGTTTCCAAGGAGAAGAACGCAAACCAGACACACCTTGTTTTCGCAAATCCTCCTGATTCTTGTACACCTCTCAAGAACAAG ctttCTGGAGATGTTGTTATTGTGGAGCGGGGAAACTGTAGGTTCACAGCGAAGGCAAATAATGCAGAAGCTGCTGGTGCCTCTGCTCTGCTCATCATAAATAATCAGAAAG AACTTTACAAAATGGTTTGTGAACCGGATGAAACGGACTTAGATATACAGATTCCTGCCGTCATGCTCCCACAGGATGCTGGTGCAACCTTGCAAACGATGCTAGCCAATAGTTCAAAAG TGTCGGCGCAGCTTTACTCCCCAAGACGACCAGCTGTTGATGTAGCCGAAGTATTTTTGTGGTTAATGGCTATCGGTACCATTTTGTGTGCATCTTATTG GTCTGCATGGAGTGCCCGAGAAGCAGCTATTGATCATGATAAGCTACTGAAG GATGCTATAGATGAAATCCCTAACACAAATGATGGGGGTAGTGGTGTTGTAGAGATCAATACTATTTCAGCTATTTTTTTCGTTGTTCTTGCTTCTGGATTCCTTGTGATTCTTTACAAGCTTATGTCTTATTGGTTTGTGGAGCTTCTTGTGGTTGTTTTCTGCATCGGTGGTGTTGAG GGTTTACAAACTTGCCTGGTTGCGTTACTATCAAG ATGGTTCCAACGTGCTGCAAATGCTTACGTTAAAGTCCCTTTCCTCGGACCTATCTCTTACCTGACTCTTGCAGTATCTCCTTTCTGCATTGTCTTTGCTGTCCTGTGGGCTGTTTACCGAGTTAACTCCTTTGCGTGGATTGGCCAAGATGTTCTT GGTATCGCGTTGATCATCACAGTACTACAGATTGTTCATGTCCCAAATCTAAAG GTTGGGACAGTTCTTCTCAGTTGTGCCTTCTTGTACGATATTTTCTGGGTGTTTGTCTCCAAGAAGTTGTTCCACGAAAGCGTAATGATTGTT GTAGCTCGTGGTGATAAGAGTGGAGAAGATGGCATCCCAATGTTACTGAAGATTCCACGCATGTTCGATCCTTGGGGAGGCTACAGCATTATTGGATTCGGTGATATTCTTTTGCCCGGTTTGCTAATCGCATTTGCTCTCAG ATATGACTGGTTAGCTAACAAGACTCTTAGAACCGGCTATTTTATATGGGCAATGGTTGCCTACGGATTAG GTCTTTTGATTACTTACGTGGCTCTAAACCTAATGGATGGACACGGCCAACCCGCATTGCTCTACATTGTCCCTTTCACCCTCG GAACAATGTTAACATTAGCTCGAAAACGAGACGATCTTTGGATTCTATGGACAAAAGGAGAGCCAGAAAGGGCTTGTCCTCACCATGTCCGGCTTGAACAATGCTCTGAGTAA
- the LOC109124486 gene encoding signal peptide peptidase-like 2 isoform X3, with product MDWLRFLRILLLLSSSILLLSLPSTVTAGDIVHQDDLAPKKPGCENDFVLVKVQTWVDGVESVEFVGVGARFGRRIVSKEKNANQTHLVFANPPDSCTPLKNKLSGDVVIVERGNCRFTAKANNAEAAGASALLIINNQKELYKMVCEPDETDLDIQIPAVMLPQDAGATLQTMLANSSKVSAQLYSPRRPAVDVAEVFLWLMAIGTILCASYWSAWSAREAAIDHDKLLKDAIDEIPNTNDGGSGVVEINTISAIFFVVLASGFLVILYKLMSYWFVELLVVVFCIGGVEGLQTCLVALLSRWFQRAANAYVKVPFLGPISYLTLAVSPFCIVFAVLWAVYRVNSFAWIGQDVLGIALIITVLQIVHVPNLKVGTVLLSCAFLYDIFWVFVSKKLFHESVMIVVARGDKSGEDGIPMLLKIPRMFDPWGGYSIIGFGDILLPGLLIAFALRYDWLANKTLRTGYFIWAMVAYGLGLLITYVALNLMDGHGQPALLYIVPFTLGTMLTLARKRDDLWILWTKGEPERACPHHVRLEQCSE from the exons GTGAAAGTTCAAACGTGGGTTGATGGTGTTGAGAGTGTGGAGTTTGTTGGGGTTGGGGCTAGATTTGGGAGGCGGATTGTTTCCAAGGAGAAGAACGCAAACCAGACACACCTTGTTTTCGCAAATCCTCCTGATTCTTGTACACCTCTCAAGAACAAG ctttCTGGAGATGTTGTTATTGTGGAGCGGGGAAACTGTAGGTTCACAGCGAAGGCAAATAATGCAGAAGCTGCTGGTGCCTCTGCTCTGCTCATCATAAATAATCAGAAAG AACTTTACAAAATGGTTTGTGAACCGGATGAAACGGACTTAGATATACAGATTCCTGCCGTCATGCTCCCACAGGATGCTGGTGCAACCTTGCAAACGATGCTAGCCAATAGTTCAAAAG TGTCGGCGCAGCTTTACTCCCCAAGACGACCAGCTGTTGATGTAGCCGAAGTATTTTTGTGGTTAATGGCTATCGGTACCATTTTGTGTGCATCTTATTGGTCTGCATGGAGTGCCCGAGAAGCAGCTATTGATCATGATAAGCTACTGAAG GATGCTATAGATGAAATCCCTAACACAAATGATGGGGGTAGTGGTGTTGTAGAGATCAATACTATTTCAGCTATTTTTTTCGTAGTTCTTGCTTCGGGATTCCTTGTGATTCTTTACAAGCTTATGTCTTATTGGTTTGTGGAGCTTCTTGTGGTTGTTTTCTGCATTGGTGGTGTTGAG GGTTTGCAAACTTGCCTCGTTGCGTTACTATCAAG ATGGTTCCAACGTGCTGCAAATGCTTACGTTAAAGTCCCTTTCCTCGGACCTATCTCTTACCTGACTCTTGCAGTATCTCCTTTCTGCATTGTCTTTGCTGTCCTGTGGGCTGTTTACCGAGTTAACTCCTTTGCGTGGATTGGCCAAGATGTTCTT GGTATCGCGTTGATCATCACAGTACTACAGATTGTTCATGTCCCAAATCTAAAG GTTGGGACAGTTCTTCTCAGTTGTGCCTTCTTGTACGATATTTTCTGGGTGTTTGTCTCCAAGAAGTTGTTCCACGAAAGCGTAATGATTGTT GTAGCTCGTGGTGATAAGAGTGGAGAAGATGGCATCCCAATGTTACTGAAGATTCCACGCATGTTCGATCCTTGGGGAGGCTACAGCATTATTGGATTCGGTGATATTCTTTTGCCCGGTTTGCTAATCGCATTTGCTCTCAG ATATGACTGGTTAGCTAACAAGACTCTTAGAACCGGCTATTTTATATGGGCAATGGTTGCCTACGGATTAG GTCTTTTGATTACTTACGTGGCTCTAAACCTAATGGATGGACACGGCCAACCCGCATTGCTCTACATTGTCCCTTTCACCCTCG GAACAATGTTAACATTAGCTCGAAAACGAGACGATCTTTGGATTCTATGGACAAAAGGAGAGCCAGAAAGGGCTTGTCCTCACCATGTCCGGCTTGAACAATGCTCTGAGTAA